The nucleotide sequence aataactttatacaaaattttctcCAACAGCAAGGGGCACAATGTAGTAAAAACACCCATCACGATGATTATGTGGATACGTGTGTATTGTGTGACCAAACGGCCAACTTGGTCATGTGCAAAGGTTGTACAGGTGACCTCTACTGCCCAGTTTGCTTCGAGGATAATCACGACGACTTCGAGATGCACAAGCATACGACTGTGCCTTTTAAGCCGCGAAAATATAGCGATTAAATTTTCGTTTGAAACTCAGGACAAGTGAATAgcgtttaaatttttttttaatttttgcatgCATACACATACGGGCAACTTTGTAACATTGGAATCGTCAATGTTATATAATACTTAAGGTTCGATCGCTTAATTTATTctcaaagaaaatattaaCTACTTCAGTGATACGCAAAGTCAATATAACAATGACGTAGACAATAGATTCAATTTTAAAAGCCTTGACAAATATTCGTGTTTAGTATATTACACAGAATGCAGTTTACATTAAGCTTCCACGCATATTGAACACGATATGACTTAgattgaaaacaattttataaattttttaactttcaatGAAAATGTTCAAAGCTCTATTGACATGATGTTACTTAttgaaataatcatatgtTTTGGGGATAAAATGTCAACAAAAATTCATAGTTGCTATATTTTGTACACACAAATTTATTGATATCAAAAATCAGCTAAATAATACGCGATTTATGTTTGATATCAATGCTTTAGTCATTCCAACGTGATTTGTCgaattgaaataatttaacTTATTTAGCTGAACTCTAGTATGTatgtttctgtaaaatatgacgatgtcttttttttattgattgtacgaaaaaaagctttatACGTTTGTATGATATTGCACAGTAGGTGCGATCTGTGATAATCAAGTATTTTTGTAATTACATAATGGAAAAGCGTTCATAACTATGTACTGAAGATTCAATGCACTATAacacatttatttttcaagagACTACAAAATGACGTTTAAATTACGACGTGCCTGAACAATATTGCATATTAGCTTTGTagatttcgaaaaaaatacttgaaaAATTTGGGACCTCATTGTCATTTTATTAAGAACATTGTATGGCGTGCGTGTCTTCAGATGCAATGAAAATCATAGCTGTAATGATTTTGATATTACCATGCTGTATTAGACATTCAAATGTGACGCTTGGATCAAATTAATGTAGAAAGAGGGTATTTTAATGTAATTGAGAGATTAGGTTTTGTATGTTAGTATGTAGTTCTGTCATCAGCTTTAAATTCTTTAAATACTAGATTTAGCGCTTTTAACCATTGtatatttatgaatttaatttctattttaatcctgttttaatatataataaattaattttgtttccAAAAAGTATTTCGTTTCTCAACAAATAATATTACCCCAAAGGACTTATTGTGAGAATCGGGAAAAATCACGTAGGTTCATTGGGAAAGACTGTACATTTCGCGATCGGATAACATATATGTACACACATCAGTACAAAACGTGCACATACTTGTACGCTCACAAAGAAGCTactttattttaagaatatcgtCTTCTCGGCACGAAGCCAAAAAGGCGGATGAGAAGCAAACTTTGCGTTCGCAATGCGGACACCTCCtcaattaaaaatactaatgcggtatataaatatgtaaacaataaatttgtttacgAGAAATATAACCATTGGGTTTTGACGTTCGTGCAGAATTTAAACATTCGTATACTTAATTTACAAAACGTCgagcttattttttttatacggagaaaatgattcacttacattttttttaaaattaatagatGGTTTTTAAAGACTTTGTCACAGCAATATAAAAAACCCTTGAGTCATCgcggtttttttatttttgttaaagttTGATTCTAGAAAACGCAGGAAATCGAAAAAGAAACGTTGGACATTTTCCAGCACGTGGACGAAAACGAACGTTTGCAATTCAAAGTTCTTAAGTTTTGATGAAAAACGTTTTACAAATACTTATAAAGGATGGTATACAGAGGGGAAGCAAGTAAAAATAAGACGAAATTTcatatacgagtatttttattcgattttgttcaattttttttcttcataaaATAGTGCTTAAGTCTAAAGATTTTCGAACACATAGCCTAAGGTCACGTgatgacaatttttttacttaatgtGCTTTATATCTCATCCGCGCTGCTACGCTCGAGGCAGCCGCGATTTTTTTCGAACGTtacataataaattaaaaagtttaatgAAACTATCGTAGATAACTCAATAAAATCCTTCGCTCATTCTTCAAAAACATCCAAGGAAGTGGCCATTAATTATAGGCCTTGACAGAAAGACTTAGTAAACGATACTTTGAGTCGATCGAATTATCTCTATCCATGGAGGATACAATCAGTTCACACTTTCGCATTCGGCGAATTCAACGCTTTACAACTTAGcgacaaataaaataaaaggaagaagaaaaagtagaTAAAACAAATGTCATTAATATCTTAGATTTCTTGACGTTGATTAAACGCTAGGTATCGAGGAATCCAAAAACGCGCATTTTTCCGGCTAAAGCTAAATAAATACGGTTAATgtatttctcttttttctctctctattcgAGGCTTGCGTATTTcgggcatatatatatatatatatatatatatatatatatatatatatatatatatatatatatatatccatttataaaaaaagaacaaccAATCTCTGGCGAGTCCGCGTAGTTTCTCTTATCTACAAAGCTTCCTACAAAGACTTCGAGTCGATCCATGTACCGCGAGGAGCTATACCATGGCACCGAATGCACAGGAAGCAGTCAAGACTCACGCTCTCTCACAGTCGATAATCTCCAAGGGGCTCCAATCTCAGTCACATTTCACCGGCACTTTCATTTCAACAATCGCTCTTGTCGATCCAATCGGTGTTATTCCACCGAATAATTAACTTTTACAACTTTATCTCAAGCACAGCTATATCAATTTTCTCTATCCGATCGCTATCGTTCAATGGAATAACATAAATCTGTCGATCAAATTGAAAAATGCTCAAGTGTCGCTGAACCGGTGTCCGATTTCGGATCAAATGGATGCCCCTCGCGCAAAATTATCTCAGTCCTAAGTAATCCACAAATCAACGAGTGTGTTCTCCCTTTCGCGACGTGTGCCAGCTTAGATCGACTGGCCAGGCGCAGGCAAAGGTATCGCAGTCTCGGAAACAGGTGCAGGTAGAGGTATCGCAGTCTCGGAAACAGGTGCAGGTAGAGGTATCGCAGTCTCGGAAACAGGCTCTGGCtgcttcttcgtcttcttggCCTTCTTGGGCGATTTGCTGGGCTTCGCGGGTACTGGTGGAGGTTCCTTCTTCACCTTCTCGGCAGTGATTTCCGCCGCAGGAGCCGCGGCGTCCTTCGCCTCCTGCATCTGATCATTGACGATCAAGGCTTGACTCTGCTGTTGTTCTGCACCAAGCTGGAGCTCCTTTGCAGGCGAGGACTGCCTGACCTCCATCGCAATGTCACTGGAAGCTTGAGGCTCAACGGGGGGAGCAGCGCTGCTGTCCATGGGTTCGGCAGTCTGTTTTTCGTCGACATTTTGCGCTGGTTGGGCAGCGGCGTTATCTTGTGTCACGGTTTCGACTTGAGTTTCCAGCGTAGTCGTTGTTGTAGCTTCTTGATTTTGAACGTTATTCTCGCTGGGTTGTGCATTCTTCGAAGCTTCCTCGGTCTGTGCTTCTGGCGCGGTTTTAGTTGGAGAGGATGGACACGGCGGCGGCAGTGGAATGGCGGCCTTGTGTTCCTCTGATGCGGGCGCCTGCAAATTGGGTAAATTCGTATTTAGAATCTCGACGGGATAAAAAAGCGCTGATCGTGATTACGGACAATCTACAgataattttgaaacaataaaATGTTGTGTACGTGTGAGAAGCATAGAATTAAAACCtaaattggtaaaaatacacatGGGTAATACGTAAACCAAATATACAACGTGAATTTTTACGGGATGTGCATAACAGTGTGTTACATACAATGTGACGAATCGGTACTATGATGATAAACGTGCAACATTATactgtaattaaaatttactaacATAGTCTGTAATAGTGGTCTCTAATAATCATTAGGTGGACGCAaccttaaataaataaatttaaaaaattacaagctGCGATAATTAGTGGTTAACGTCGCATCGTCGGTCGTTTGAGAATCGCATCACTATCGTTCGCCTTTCTTCTCAAACAACCGATCAACGGTAGCATCATAAAAGATATTAATAGAAGCATTAATAAGTCTCAAATCAGAACGCTCGGGCTTACCTCAGTCGTTTCCATGGATTCGGCTGGCTTCTCGTCGCCGGTAGTGTCCATGGATTCTTTCGGCGTCTCGGACTCCTCGGGTTTCTGTTGCTCCTCTGGCTGCTGTCCAGGCAACGGCGCTTTCGACTCTAGCAGACTGATCGAGTCCTGAATGCTCTTGATCGCCTGCTTTCGCGCTTGCCTCACGTTGTCCTTGCCTTCGGTCTCGATGTCGTCGAGCTTGATCAGCTCTCGCGTCAACATCTCGTCAAGGTACATGTACTGCTTGTCCTGTCGCGAGTTGCCCGAGTACTCCTTCACCTGCTCGTTCAGCGCGTCGACCTCCTTCTGCACCTCGGCGACCCTTTCTGAAATTCGAAGCACCCGTTTAAGACAAGACgctcatttttcaaaagctACGCAGTTACCTCACGCGAGATCGTCTGCTTACCTAGTGGGTCTTTGGGCTGAACCTGCTGCCTGGGTTTAGGCGGCGCCTCAGGCTGAGGTTCGCTATgtggcggctgctgctgctgctgttgctgctgtggTTGCGGCTTCGGCTGCTGCGGCTGAGCCCTCTGTCGTGGCGTGTGCTGTGGCTCGGGATGGGGTTTCGGTTTCTCCTGCGGCTGAGTGTGTCGGAACTGCGACTGCGGAGGCTGGCCCCATCGTCCAGTGGTCGGGGGCTCGAAGAACGGATCGCCAAAGTGAGTAGCCCAGCGATCAGCTTGGGGCTTTTGATAATGCTGCTGATAGTGCGAGGGCCTGTGGAACTGTGGCGGCGATTGCTGCCTCCTGGCAAAGTCCGGCTCGTCCACTTCCTTAGGGATAACCGGCTTGTCTCTTCCCTCGACGAAAATCGGTATGTGCCTTACGTTGCCGTGCTGCTGTGATTGTGGCTGTGGCTTCTGCTGCGGCGCCGGGCTCTTCTCCCTCTGAGACTGCGGCTgcggctgctgttgttgctgctgctgctgctgctgctcagcCTGGCTATGTGGCGTGATTTCGACTCTGGAAACGAATCTGGGCTGGCCGTTGGCCTGTTCCTGGTTGTTCCTGTTCTCCGGCGGAGCCGACATGGAGCGAACGttgcgctgctgctggggGTTCTCCATGTTGTGCTGGTGCTGCCCGATGTCTACGGTGTTGCGCAGCCCGTACTGGGGTATCTGCTGCTTGCTACcggactgctgctgctcctcggGATCGCTGCCGTGGGAACTGACGCCACTGGCACCGCTTGCGGCACTGCCTCCGCTCGCCTGGGACCTGGCGTCCTCGTCCGGTTGGTTGTGAAACGAAGTCGCTCGATCGGCTGAGTCGCGTCTGCGGTTGCGCCCGGCGAAGGGCACGTCGGCCCAGGGTGGGCCCAGCAGGTGATCGGCGAACTCCGGGTGACGAGCCGCTAGGTCGTCCAAGTGGGAGCGGATGTCGGCGCGACGACCGAAACCTTCGTCGTCGAATGGAAAGCCCTGGAATGAGTGAGGTcgtattttagattttttttttccttacaGAAAAcggtgaaatgaaaaataaataatgcaagtCAGTACGATCGCGTCGGAGAAGGAGGAGCGAATATCAGTAGCGGACTACTTAGATGACAGCTCGACAACGACTAAGCGCGCGAGTTTCTAGAGAGTCTCTCTGGTCGACCGGTTTATCGCTGAACTTGGAAGTTCGGAGGTTTTCAATCTCCATAAGGAGAGACACACGTCGTGACTCAGCTCGCTCTGTCGCAGCAGTTTCTGATGCATCGCTCTTTTCTCTACAGCAATAATTCCATCGAAtatatttttcgcgcgcgcacacactctTACGCAACGGCTCTTAATTAACGTCGTCGTTCTATTAATAACGATTATCGCCCGTCGTCTCTCATCGCGTTCCGGTTTATTTAAAAGCAATAACAATATCATTTCCCTCTTCTCCATTTACGGCGGATCGCGAGTGAATTATCAAAACTTCGTCTCGCAGCTCTCGTGGCTTGAATTATTCAGAAGCTACTGCACACGtgcatatatgtataagagAGTCGCTTTCAAAGATCGATTAGCGATGCGCGACGGCTAATCGACGGGCTAATTCGATCGCACTATAGAGAGCCGTGACGAGAAGAACAACAGTGCAGTGATGGAATATTTTCTACggatgcaattttttttcctctatcCAAAGCTGTCGTTAAGGTATAGACGGAGGAACGAGTCGACTCGAGCATTGCCTTTTACGTGTATTTCCCGAGACGAGTGTGTTTTGTGTTTGTACGCGTCGAGCGTCGCTACGTCATCGGGTCGCGTGGGCGAGTCGAGTCATGACGTTTTCAAGCGCTGCGCGATTAGTTATACACCGGCAAGACGATATTTGGGGATTCGCGAGAGTGTGACTTTCtttcgattctttttttatttggagAGAGTCTTCGATGCTCGATTTGGTCGCCATCGGAAAAAAAGCTAAATTCATTTTTGAAGcgttggaaaaaaattttggttAATAATTTCACTTCTATCTATATGTAAGCACTACCAAAAAAGCAAGAAGCAAAGGGCTGAAAAAGCAAATCAACACACTGCTGGCGCACTcggaaacaaaaagaaaactgGGTGAATGTCAgggacgacaacgacgacgacctAAAGTGTGTCACGGTTCAGACCCCTGCGTTACGTGCCGATCTCTCGAGCGAAGCATTACGAAAGGGGGGAACCTATATCATTATAAAATCTCGGATTATCGTCATCGGAGAAATGTGCTCCGCAGATGTGTATACTTATAAATAAACGTCCTTAATTTTTTCCCCTTTTCTAATGGTAAACGCACGAAGAAAAGAGGACAACGTGAGCTTCTACACTTATCGAGTCAAGGTCGTCGAAGGGAAAAGTAGTGACGAAGAAGGCACAAGTGGTGCAGGATGGAATCGGTCAGACGAGCGCACGTCTCGAAATCTCGTGTCGTCGTCGTGTTGAAAGAATTAAAAACAGCGGTCTAGTCTAGTAGGTGTGTACAGTGTTATTTATAGCAGTGACTCCACTCCGCCGCCGGTCTTTTATCGCGGCGgcgaatttttctcttttgccgacgacgacggcttTACGTAATACCGTAAGCTAATTAAGTAGTTCGATTCCTCTCCTCATTGTAGTGCGCGAAGACTCTTGCCCTCGAGCTCTTTTCCTCTTTATTATAATATCGAGGAGTGGATCTGCCTTCCTGGTGTATACGTTATTACTAATTTCTAATTCTCTTTCGTCGCTCGCATTCTTCGCTCTTATCTCGCTGTACTTATTATACGCGCAAATATAAACACAGACGCGGCAGATCGAATTGAAATACAGCCTATATGACTCACCGAGAGAATCTCTCGTTTTAATTATCCCGCGCACCTTTTACGTCGAATGCAGGCCGATGTCGAAGCAAACACACTTGTCCCTTGTCTCATCTCTCGCGAGACGTATTCATAACGGCGAGTCTCGtccaaaacaaaataaaaatctaacCTGTACAAGCTCTCGAggctaaaaaaaaaagtaacgcCCCCGCACGCACGTGTCGTCGCCGAATTTCTCTCGAAAACCGgtctctccgcgcgcacacGTCGAAAACAAAGCGCCGCCACTGTGATGTGCTTAGGTCATCCCGTGATGCGCGGCGGAGATTTCTTTTTTCGGCCGGAAATTCCGCGGTTCCAGAGATCcttttgagagagagagagagagacgaccgGTTTTACGCGAGACTTTTTTGGACACACCGGGCTCTTTCACTCTAAGGATTCGCAGAACGTGTGCAAGCTGACAGAAAGCGTTAATAAGCGGTACAAGAAGCTTGCAGTCTTCGAGTTTTATTATTAGTATAGCTGCACTGCTTTTCGAAAACTCTCTTCCGCCATATCTTGCACAATTACCTCGAAAAATTCGAGGCCGATGCTCACACGCGAAAAATCGTTCGCCGAAGTCGATTCGCCCGAGagggataaaaataaaactcacTCGGGCAGACGAGAACGTTCGAAACTATACTGGTTGTACGTGAATTCGAAAGATTCCCTCACTACTAACCTACAAAGGCACTACTTAAACTCCTCGAGTTCGAGTACGCTTTCGTCGTAAGGAAGAAAGCAGACGTGTATAACGAAACAAAAGAAACgtcaaagcgcgcgcgagcagagaCACACTGCTACTGAACACAATATATCGCGGAGAGCGAAGATCCCTCGCTCTCGCGAGTATAGGTGCGAGAGCAGCGCGCGTCATTCGCTCGGAAAAGTTATTTCTAACTTGCGCGTAAGTGAGTCTCTCTCCGACGGACATTTTTGTGGGAGGCTGATGCTGCGCGAGAGTCTCGAGAGTCGaccgaattttttttcgatcgcgcgtgtatatacgaGCCACttcttaagaaaaaaaaactcatacTTATAGAGAAAACGTACAATCGACGAAAAGTTTTTGCGTCGGGAGAGCTGCTGTCAAGGTCGGCGACATGCGGCTCTCCAAATAAGGGCAAAGACCGCATCAGCGTCGAGATGTAAACAATATCGATCGTCCTTCGCGAGAGACACTCGATACGGCTTTTCCTGGATTATCGTACTGACTCGTGCGTTGGTTCGACGATCGGCAAACGTTGCCGATCgatatacgtgtgtgtattgGGTAATGGCAAAGTGTAGTGTGAAAaaaacagcaaaaaaaaagacttACAGGAAACTCGCGTTCCAGATCGATCCCCCGGCCGAATGTCATCGCATTGTCCACTATGATCGGCGAGTCCATTTGCTCGGCTTTTAGCTCGCAATTTCTTTTCGGTACGTGTTTGGGGATGTGCTCTTTTCTCTCTAGCTCTTATAGcacctctttctctctctctctgcgtgtcCTACAACACCGTGTGCGCCGATTTTAGTATACTCTGTTTTATCCTTCGCACGcttactctttctctctacggTATGTATGTGGATATGCGTGTGTGCTACTGCCGGTTCggtctatttttaaaatgctaaGGAGCTTTTCCGAAGCGCGCGTGAGTGGGCGTATCAAGGACGCCTCGCCGTTTACCGGAATTCTCGAGAGAAAAAcgagatttatttttctagtaCCAAACGAttcatgtatgtgtgtgaatTATCGATCGAGGTGTACAAGCAGCTGCTACGCGTAAACGTGTCATGTGTGAGAGAAAGCGCAAGCTTGCCGAGGacgagaatgaaaaaaaaaaagtaaatacaaTGCGTGCATGTGAACTGTATACTCAGACAAATCGACCGTCCTCTCCGAAAATACAACTTTTGTTTGGATTACAATCGAAGAATGCAAGTATATATGAAATTTCCGATGATAAAACAGCCCCTTGCCCAAAACAATACCACGGCGCATGCCAACGAAACTGCGAGAAAATCCGCGTGATCGCGAGAAGCGTCTCGAAGGAATCTAACCTCCAAGAGCTATACGCTAGATTTAATCTGCAGGTAGTCAAGATAAACATACGAGAGAAAACATGccaaaaaaagttgtattttcgCAGGACGTCGGCATCAGCTGTAGCGGCTCTATTGCAATATTATGATTATACAGGTGACAAAGAGCGAGTTATCTATATACAATGCAACAGCGCTCACAGCAGAACGtaaacacacacgcacaagAGCTAGATTATAACAGTGCATCGCAGCGTAAATTTACCGATTCTCGTCTGTATGTCTGTAGGTATACTCTCTGCTTCGCTAACACCTGTCAAActctttccaggtatatcgaACAAACTTCCGAAACTCCTTACGTAAGGTCACACGCAggatttttcacaaaaataatATGACACTCGAGTGTATAATCCTAACCTCGAAACTTGCAAATATAATACGTCTCACTTGCGTTTACTATTATCGTTGTCACAGAAATATATACAATACTGTAAGTAACGCTTCTCccttcaaaaataaacaaatctCTCTCGTACGTGTTGTCGCGTTGCGATCACTTGTGATACTGAAGCGCGCCACGACCGCCACGGCAACTTAAATGCGACAAGACGACGCGCCGCGGCGCTACGAGAAGCGGCGCACGCGTCGCCCCCGCGAATCTTCGACTCTTCGAGAATTCGCTGGAACGTTCGCGAGAGAACTGTTTTACAGCCCAGGGCCGTAGCGGCGCTTCTGGTGCCCCGGGCTTCGTTTAATTTGTTGTTTAACCGTTCGCTATGTGTTTTTTTGCTGTTTCTTGCGTTTTATCGAGCTATGGCGCGTTGGTCAACAAGTTATTAAAGATCTACATccacatattattttttctaacgaCACCACTCCGAATTGTCAAAAGTGATGTAACGATAATCCGAATGATTCACGAGGCAATTATATATGGCAGACgagattaaaaatacaaacgaCGGCTGACGAAGCCgagaaaaatgcgaaaaacgCCGAAACCGTATCATTAAAATACCTCCGCGTACTCGAAGCCACTCTCGGTTTAATCGGAGATATTTATTGCACGTGGCTACGTACACACACGTCGATGTAATTATAGCAAAGATTTCAAGTGCGCTCGGGGAGTATTTAAAGCTGTAAGTAAGCGGGTTTTCGATGCGCCCGGGAGTTCGTTAAATTCCGTTACGCCACTGCCTCGTAATACTGGCGCTTCTAACAGATGATCGCACGCTTCGGGGAATCCCACGCAAGATGGCGGTGCCCAGGAAATGCGAAATTTTGGCGCCAACGTACTTCGACGATATTTCATAGTATTACACcaaaataaagtatttccGACGAAATATAAATACGTTTCACGCTTCATCCAGAAACTCCTAGAGCACTGTAAGCCGTAAACAACGAGaaacgaaaacaaaaacacgGCTTTTTTCAATCCACGTGTGATTCACCTGTCGCACGGCTGCGCCCACGACATCGCGTCTCTCTTCCGCGGTATAATGTACAGAATATATCCGCGATCGCCTTTTACGGCTaaaactcgctctctcgcgcagcaTTGTGTGATAACGCTTTTTTAAATCGCTCTTTGATCGAGCCGCGCTTTCGCGAGATTTATAGCcggtctcggcgcgtaaattTTGATTCAGTCGGTCGGTTAAGTAGAAAACTCCGAGTTTGGCCGAACGGCTATTAAATCACACGGCTTTTAAGATCTATTAAGTGCGATCGATCGAGGCGCGATTTACTCTTTATATTCAATAACGAGGGAATAAACGTCGGGGATAATTCTGAAAAACGCGCTCCCGAAAAAGGTAATAACGCATCCTTGAGggactcgagagagagagagagagagagagagagagagagagagagaatatgaTGAATGCGTCGCGGGTAATTGATACTTTCGCTCCGCGGCATGTCCGACCTTGTCAAAGAGAGTCCAGTGCACTTCTCGTAATTTTTAAGTTTCACCTCTGTGTGAAATCACGGCGCGCGACGGTTAGGTCATCGCCGGCGCGAGTTTCTCGGAAATCGACCGATCGATATAATGCAGTAGCCGTTTCGTCGTCCCTTCGCGCGTATACGATATGCAGCGTAGGCTAGTGTAGCGTACCACACACAACACAGTGTGTGATTTTCAGGGTCAGGATCGTCACATTATACTTGTACACAGCTGAAGCGAAATAATCGCTAATATTTATACTCTCGCTTTGTTTACACAACTCGGACGC is from Nasonia vitripennis strain AsymCx chromosome 1, Nvit_psr_1.1, whole genome shotgun sequence and encodes:
- the LOC100123805 gene encoding BAG domain-containing protein Samui isoform X2 codes for the protein MDSPIIVDNAMTFGRGIDLEREFPGFPFDDEGFGRRADIRSHLDDLAARHPEFADHLLGPPWADVPFAGRNRRRDSADRATSFHNQPDEDARSQASGGSAASGASGVSSHGSDPEEQQQSGSKQQIPQYGLRNTVDIGQHQHNMENPQQQRNVRSMSAPPENRNNQEQANGQPRFVSRVEITPHSQAEQQQQQQQQQQPQPQSQREKSPAPQQKPQPQSQQHGNVRHIPIFVEGRDKPVIPKEVDEPDFARRQQSPPQFHRPSHYQQHYQKPQADRWATHFGDPFFEPPTTGRWGQPPQSQFRHTQPQEKPKPHPEPQHTPRQRAQPQQPKPQPQQQQQQQQPPHSEPQPEAPPKPRQQVQPKDPLERVAEVQKEVDALNEQVKEYSGNSRQDKQYMYLDEMLTRELIKLDDIETEGKDNVRQARKQAIKSIQDSISLLESKAPLPGQQPEEQQKPEESETPKESMDTTGDEKPAESMETTEAPASEEHKAAIPLPPPCPSSPTKTAPEAQTEEASKNAQPSENNVQNQEATTTTTLETQVETVTQDNAAAQPAQNVDEKQTAEPMDSSAAPPVEPQASSDIAMEVRQSSPAKELQLGAEQQQSQALIVNDQMQEAKDAAAPAAEITAEKVKKEPPPVPAKPSKSPKKAKKTKKQPEPVSETAIPLPAPVSETAIPLPAPVSETAIPLPAPGQSI
- the LOC100123805 gene encoding BAG domain-containing protein Samui isoform X1, with product MSYYFRERPRFGERFRGKSGDELLQELKQQFGDDMPFFETSSPSAARGSSPGPNSTTAGSTPSGAGRARDPFERHTSFPRGFPFDDEGFGRRADIRSHLDDLAARHPEFADHLLGPPWADVPFAGRNRRRDSADRATSFHNQPDEDARSQASGGSAASGASGVSSHGSDPEEQQQSGSKQQIPQYGLRNTVDIGQHQHNMENPQQQRNVRSMSAPPENRNNQEQANGQPRFVSRVEITPHSQAEQQQQQQQQQQPQPQSQREKSPAPQQKPQPQSQQHGNVRHIPIFVEGRDKPVIPKEVDEPDFARRQQSPPQFHRPSHYQQHYQKPQADRWATHFGDPFFEPPTTGRWGQPPQSQFRHTQPQEKPKPHPEPQHTPRQRAQPQQPKPQPQQQQQQQQPPHSEPQPEAPPKPRQQVQPKDPLERVAEVQKEVDALNEQVKEYSGNSRQDKQYMYLDEMLTRELIKLDDIETEGKDNVRQARKQAIKSIQDSISLLESKAPLPGQQPEEQQKPEESETPKESMDTTGDEKPAESMETTEAPASEEHKAAIPLPPPCPSSPTKTAPEAQTEEASKNAQPSENNVQNQEATTTTTLETQVETVTQDNAAAQPAQNVDEKQTAEPMDSSAAPPVEPQASSDIAMEVRQSSPAKELQLGAEQQQSQALIVNDQMQEAKDAAAPAAEITAEKVKKEPPPVPAKPSKSPKKAKKTKKQPEPVSETAIPLPAPVSETAIPLPAPVSETAIPLPAPGQSI